A DNA window from Kryptolebias marmoratus isolate JLee-2015 unplaced genomic scaffold, ASM164957v2 Scaffold41, whole genome shotgun sequence contains the following coding sequences:
- the puf60a gene encoding poly(U)-binding-splicing factor PUF60a isoform X2 — MAAAVSAGGPAPIMENGQSSTTSTAPITTKLGLPPLTPNQQEALQKAKKYAMEQSIKSVLVKQTLMQQQPFPSLQMAPLTMGLGDALSPLQSVAAQRQRALAIMCRVYVGSIYYELGEDTIRQAFIPFGPIKSIDMSWDSITMKHKGFAFVEYEVPEAAQLALEQMNSVVLGGRNIKVGRPSNIGQAQPIIDQLAEEARAFNRIYVASVHPDLSDEDIKSVFEAFGKIKSCMLSREPTTGRHKGYGFIEYDKAQSSQDAVASMNLFDLGGQYLRVGKAVTPPMPLLTPTTPGLPAAAAVAAAAASAKITAQEAVGASVLGALAAPALLSQQLGLPQAVMAAQAPGVITGVAPIRPVLPQVGLVTPVLATPPSATTLLGVEQKKKEEEAEQQQEVQQDGAMEPLSEQEHMSISGSSARHMVMRKLLRKQESTVMVLRNMVGPDDLDDDLEGEVTEECGKFGRVKRVIIYQERQGEEEDADIIVKIFVEFSEAAEMDRAIQALNNRWFGGRKVVAEVYDQERFDTSDLSA; from the exons ATGGCGGCGGCTGTTTCTGCG GGAGGACCGGCTCCCATCATGGAGAACGGACAGAGCAGCACCACCAGCACAGCTCCCATCACCACCAAGCTGGGCCTGCCGCCGCTCACCCCCAACCAGCAGGAGGCGCTGCAGAAG GCTAAGAAGTACGCCATGGAGCAGAGCATCAAGAGCGTGTTGGTCAAACAGACTCTGATGCAGCAGCAGCCGTTTCCCAGCCTTCAG ATGGCGCCTCTGACGATGGGTTTAGGAGATGCTCTGTCTCCTCTGCAGTCG GTCGCAGCTCAGCGGCAGAGAGCTCTGGCCATCATGTGCCGAGTTTATGTCGGCTCCATCTACTACGAGCTAGGAGAGGACACCATCAGACAGGCTTTCATCCCCTTTGGACCAATCAAAAGCATCGACATGTCCTGGGACTCCATCACCATGAAGCACAAG GGTTTCGCCTTTGTGGAGTACGAAGTCCCCGAAGCGGCTCAGCTGGCTCTAGAACAGATGAACTCTGTTGTCCTGGGGGGACGGAACATTAAG GTCGGCAGGCCTAGTAACATTGGCCAGGCTCAGCCAATCATTGACCAGCTGGCAGAGGAAGCACGTGCCTTCAACAGGATCTATGTGGCCTCGGTGCACCCGGATCTTTCTGACGAGGACATCAAGAGTGTCTTTGAGGCATTCGGAAAGATCAAGTCGTGCATGTTGTCCCGCGAGCCAACCACTGGACGTCACAAAGGTTATGGCTTCATCG AGTACGACAAGGCTCAATCGTCTCAGGATGCCGTGGCATCCATGAACCTGTTTGACCTGGGGGGTCAGTACCTGCGTGTCGGGAAAGCTGTGACTCCGCCCATGCCCCTCCTCACGCCGACAACCCCTGGACTCCCCGCcgctgctgctgtagctgctgccgccgccaGCGCAAAGATCACTGCTCAG GAAGCAGTTGGAGCGTCGGTGCTCGGAGCACTGGCTGCTCCAGCTCTCCTTTCCCAGCAGCTTGGGCTTCCTCAGGCTGTCATGGCCGCCCAGGCCCCAGGTGTTATCACAG GTGTGGCACCAATTCGACCCGTCCTGCCTCAAGTGGGGTTGGTGACCCCGGTTCTGGCCACGCCCCCATCAGCAACAACTTTGCTTGGAGTCgagcagaagaaaaaggaggaggaggcagagcagcagcaggaggtgcAGCAGGACGGAGCCATGGAGCCGCTGAGTGAGCAGGAGCACATGAGCATCAGCGGCAGCAGCGCGCGCCACATGGTGATGAGGAAACTGCTCCGAAAGCAGGAG TCTACTGTCATGGTTCTGAGGAACATGGTCGGACCCGACGACCTCGACGATGACCTAGAGGGCGAGGTGACGGAGGAGTGTGGAAAGTTCGGCCGGGTTAAGCGGGTCATCATCTACCAGGAGCGTCAgggcgaggaggaggatgcCGACATCATTGTCAAGATTTTTGTGGAGTTCTCAGAGGCGGCCGAGATGGACCGGGCCATTCAGGCGCTCAACAATCGCTGGTTCGGAGGACGGAAGGTGGTGGCCGAGGTCTACGACCAGGAGCGCTTCGACACCAGCGACCTGTCGGCATAG
- the puf60a gene encoding poly(U)-binding-splicing factor PUF60a isoform X1 has protein sequence MAAAVSAGGPAPIMENGQSSTTSTAPITTKLGLPPLTPNQQEALQKAKKYAMEQSIKSVLVKQTLMQQQPFPSLQMAPLTMGLGDALSPLQSVAAQRQRALAIMCRVYVGSIYYELGEDTIRQAFIPFGPIKSIDMSWDSITMKHKGFAFVEYEVPEAAQLALEQMNSVVLGGRNIKVGRPSNIGQAQPIIDQLAEEARAFNRIYVASVHPDLSDEDIKSVFEAFGKIKSCMLSREPTTGRHKGYGFIEYDKAQSSQDAVASMNLFDLGGQYLRVGKAVTPPMPLLTPTTPGLPAAAAVAAAAASAKITAQEAVGASVLGALAAPALLSQQLGLPQAVMAAQAPGVITVSGVAPIRPVLPQVGLVTPVLATPPSATTLLGVEQKKKEEEAEQQQEVQQDGAMEPLSEQEHMSISGSSARHMVMRKLLRKQESTVMVLRNMVGPDDLDDDLEGEVTEECGKFGRVKRVIIYQERQGEEEDADIIVKIFVEFSEAAEMDRAIQALNNRWFGGRKVVAEVYDQERFDTSDLSA, from the exons ATGGCGGCGGCTGTTTCTGCG GGAGGACCGGCTCCCATCATGGAGAACGGACAGAGCAGCACCACCAGCACAGCTCCCATCACCACCAAGCTGGGCCTGCCGCCGCTCACCCCCAACCAGCAGGAGGCGCTGCAGAAG GCTAAGAAGTACGCCATGGAGCAGAGCATCAAGAGCGTGTTGGTCAAACAGACTCTGATGCAGCAGCAGCCGTTTCCCAGCCTTCAG ATGGCGCCTCTGACGATGGGTTTAGGAGATGCTCTGTCTCCTCTGCAGTCG GTCGCAGCTCAGCGGCAGAGAGCTCTGGCCATCATGTGCCGAGTTTATGTCGGCTCCATCTACTACGAGCTAGGAGAGGACACCATCAGACAGGCTTTCATCCCCTTTGGACCAATCAAAAGCATCGACATGTCCTGGGACTCCATCACCATGAAGCACAAG GGTTTCGCCTTTGTGGAGTACGAAGTCCCCGAAGCGGCTCAGCTGGCTCTAGAACAGATGAACTCTGTTGTCCTGGGGGGACGGAACATTAAG GTCGGCAGGCCTAGTAACATTGGCCAGGCTCAGCCAATCATTGACCAGCTGGCAGAGGAAGCACGTGCCTTCAACAGGATCTATGTGGCCTCGGTGCACCCGGATCTTTCTGACGAGGACATCAAGAGTGTCTTTGAGGCATTCGGAAAGATCAAGTCGTGCATGTTGTCCCGCGAGCCAACCACTGGACGTCACAAAGGTTATGGCTTCATCG AGTACGACAAGGCTCAATCGTCTCAGGATGCCGTGGCATCCATGAACCTGTTTGACCTGGGGGGTCAGTACCTGCGTGTCGGGAAAGCTGTGACTCCGCCCATGCCCCTCCTCACGCCGACAACCCCTGGACTCCCCGCcgctgctgctgtagctgctgccgccgccaGCGCAAAGATCACTGCTCAG GAAGCAGTTGGAGCGTCGGTGCTCGGAGCACTGGCTGCTCCAGCTCTCCTTTCCCAGCAGCTTGGGCTTCCTCAGGCTGTCATGGCCGCCCAGGCCCCAGGTGTTATCACAG TTTCAGGTGTGGCACCAATTCGACCCGTCCTGCCTCAAGTGGGGTTGGTGACCCCGGTTCTGGCCACGCCCCCATCAGCAACAACTTTGCTTGGAGTCgagcagaagaaaaaggaggaggaggcagagcagcagcaggaggtgcAGCAGGACGGAGCCATGGAGCCGCTGAGTGAGCAGGAGCACATGAGCATCAGCGGCAGCAGCGCGCGCCACATGGTGATGAGGAAACTGCTCCGAAAGCAGGAG TCTACTGTCATGGTTCTGAGGAACATGGTCGGACCCGACGACCTCGACGATGACCTAGAGGGCGAGGTGACGGAGGAGTGTGGAAAGTTCGGCCGGGTTAAGCGGGTCATCATCTACCAGGAGCGTCAgggcgaggaggaggatgcCGACATCATTGTCAAGATTTTTGTGGAGTTCTCAGAGGCGGCCGAGATGGACCGGGCCATTCAGGCGCTCAACAATCGCTGGTTCGGAGGACGGAAGGTGGTGGCCGAGGTCTACGACCAGGAGCGCTTCGACACCAGCGACCTGTCGGCATAG